TGATGCAGTATTCGTGAATCTCAGGATGTTGGAACTCGCCGATAGCTTGAGTCGAATCATGACCTGCGGTAGCATCATTGCGTCGCGTAGCAATTTATTTCCGACAACGTCTGAGTTCCGCGTCGTTGCCACCTAGGAGAAGCGCGGGACATGTACGTCCTTGCTCTGGTCACGCAAAAGGGTGGCAGCGGCAAGAGTACGCTGGCCACCGGCCTTGCAGTGGCGGCGATGCAGCGCGGAGAGCGGGTAGCTCTTGTCGAGGCGGACGCACAAGGAACAATTTCGAAATGGAAGGACCGCCGCGAGAATCTCTATCCTCGCGTCGCGTGCCTTGCTGATCCCGCCGAGATCGAGCCGTTGATAGCGCGTCTCCGCGCGGAAGGGATCTGGCTTGCAATCATCGACACGGCCGCCACGAACAACCGCCTGGCGATGCGTGCTATTGCCAACGCCGATCTTTCTCTCATCCCGGCCCGTCCGAGCCCGGCTGATATCGAAGCCGCAGTGCCCACGCTGATCGCCATTCGCAGGCTCAACCGCCGATTTGCCTTCATTCTCAATCAGACGCCGACACGGGGTTGCCGGCTGAGCGAAGCTGCCACATCGCTCAACTCGCTCGGCGTGCTCGCGCTCCCCTTTATTGCGCAACGGAACGATCATCAGGATGCACTCGGGGCAGGGTTGGGCGTGACCGAGTTCGCGCCGGAAGGAAAAGCCGCGGACGAAATTGTCGCTCTGTGGGGTTGGATATCGGAGCATCTCGTCGGGGAGTTTGATGAACATGGACAAGCCGCAGTCAAGAATGCCTGCTGATGGTGCCCGTGCCAGGCGTCGTTCGCTCGTGGAGCTGACTGCGGCGATGAGCCGTAGCATCGACGAGAGCCTGGTGGAGATGCCGAAGGACCCGGTTGTCGTCTCGCGGGAGGATGGACCGCGGGGCGGGCGGACGGCCAGAACTGTTGCTCAAAAGACTATTGCTCAAAAGACAACTGTTCAAAAGACAACTGCGATGGTGCCAGCGTGCTCCGCGCAGGCCGAAAATTGCGACGGCACGACCGATCTCGCCGCGGAAATCGACGACGTGCAGACTCGGTCCCTGGAGGCAATGAGGTTGGGTGTGCAAGCAGGATCGGACTCCACGGAGAAGCTTGTCCGTTTGGAAAACGACCTCTTGGAGGGCACTGCCGCCGAGTGCCACGCCGTCTTGCTCGAGCTGGTGAAACTGAACGCAGGTGCGACCTTGCAGTATACGCGGGAGTTGAGCCGCGCGAGAACAGTGTCGGAATTGATTGAGCTGTCCAGCTCACACGCAAGAAGGCAGTGTGAGCTGGTCCTGCAGCAGGGCCAATGGCTGAAGTCGTTGGTGCAGAACGTGACGAGAACCGGCGCAGAATAGCCGGCGTCGGATTGCAAGGCTGCCGAGGCAAGGTTCGAACCGGCATTGGCCCCTCTGGCAGACCTACGCACTCGACATCTTGTAGTTGCCTTGGCAGGATCGACGACGGCGTGACGTAGTATTCGCAAGTGGCGCCGTCATCGTCTTTGTGGCTTGCGCATCGTCAGTGCCATGCCGAGATCGATCGCCAGCGCGAGCACCAGCGCGCCGCCACCGAGCTCGAACAGAACGGGATAGTCACCGCCGGTCTGCGCATACAACCAGGAGAAGCCATAGGCCGCGGCCGCCTGGAACAGCGCGAAGCTGGTGGTCGCGTGTCCCGCGCGGATCAGCCTGGTTACGTCGCGCGGCGGCGGCGGAATTCGGGAACGGGCAGGCCGCCCCAGCCCCAATTGTCGGTAGCGACCTCCTCGATCACCACAAAGGTCGAATCCAGCGGCTTGCCGAGGACATCGAGTAGCAACTGGCTCGAGCCCTTGATCAGCGCAGCTTTCTGCTCCGTGGTGAGCGACGTCGCACCCGGCGTCGCTCCCTCGCGGGTCACTTGAATGGTGACGATGGGCATGGTGAATCCTCCTGTCGGCTCAATGGCCGGCGCTCTGGCCGCCGTCGACATGCAGGATCTCGCCCGTCACGAAGCCGGCCTGCTCGAGATAGAGGACAGCATCGACGACGTCGGACATCTCGCCCATATGGCCGACCGGGTGCAGCGCGCCGAACTGGGCGTGGGTCTCGACCGGGTGCATCGGGCTCTTGATGACGCCAGGCGCAACCGCGTTCACGCGAATGCCCCGCCTGGCATATTCGACTGCCAGCGATTTCGTCGCCGCATTGAGACCACCCTTGCTCAGCGACGCCAGGACCGACGGCACGTTGGAATTGGCGTAATCAACCAGGGTGGTTGTAATCTGGACGACGTGGCCCGAGCCCTGCTTTTCCATCTCGGCGATGGCGAGCTGCGTGATGCGGAAGAAGCCCGCGACGTTGATGCCCATCACCGCCGCATAATCCTCGGCCGTGTATTGCGTGAACGGCTTTGCGACAAAGATGCCGGCATTGTTGACCAGCGTGTCGACACGGCCGAAGCGGGCGACGGCCTGAGACACCACGCGCTCGGCGGTGTTCCAGTCGGCAATGTCGCCGGGAACGGCGAGGACTTCGTCATCGCTCGACGGCTTGATGCTGCGGGCCGTTGCGACGACCCGATAGTTGCGGTCGCGGTAGGCTTGAACGAGGGCGGCGCCGATGCCCTGCGATGCACCGGTGATGATGGCGACTTTCTGCTCGATACCCATGTTGGGCTCCTGGTGTTGAATGGATGCCCGTCGGCTGGGGAGCGACGACGGGCTCGCCCGCTGAGGTACGCCGCCGGAGCGTCCGCGCGAATACGCGCTGTCCGGCAGATACTCTTTCGCGGCGCGATCGAATGGCCGATCAGCCCTTGCGGCGGTTGTCGTGCCGCGTGTGAGCGCCTAGCTTGCGGTCGGACTTTGCTGGGGCGACGGAAAGCGCATGGATCGTCTCGACGCGATGAAGGTGTTCGTCCTTGCGGTGGACGAAGGCAGCCTTGCTGCTGCTGGCCGCAAACTCCGCCGCTCGCCGGCCGCGGTGAGCCGAGCCATCGCCTTCCTGGAGGAGCGGGTCGGCACCGAGCTCCTGCACCGGACGACGCGCTCGATCAAGCTCAGCGAGGAGGGCGAGCGTTACGTGGCGATCTGCCGACGCGTGCTGACCGAGCTGGAGGAGGCCGACGATATTGCGGCAGGGCCGCGTGCCGCGCCGCGCGGCACCCTCGCGATCACTGCGCCTGTGGTTTCCGGCGAGATGGTGCTGCGGCCGATCCTCGATGCGTTCCTGGATGCCTACCCGACTGTGTCGGCAAAACTGTTGCTGTTCGACCGGGCGGTCAATCTGATCGAGGAGGGCATCGACGTGGCGCTCCGAATCGGTCCTCTCTCGGACTCCGCGATGGTCGCGATGAAGCTCGGCGACGTACGCCGTGTGGTGGTGGCTGCGCCGCGATATCTCAACCAGCATCCACGCATCACAGAGCCCGGCGATCTCGCCAAGCATCAGATCGTCGCCATGGCCCACCTGCCGAATTCCTGGACGTTTGCGCCGCAGGCCGGCTCCGTCGTGCCGCGAACCGTTCAGTTCGCGCCGCGGCTCGTGATCAACAGCACCTATGCCGCGGTTGCCTCCGCGGTCGCCGGCCGGGGCGTCGCGCGGATGTATTCCTATCAGGTCGCCGAGCAGGTGCATCGCGGCGACCTCGACATCGTGCTCGCAGGCGACGAGGATCCCGAAATACCAGTGCACCTGATTTCGCCGCAGGGCCGGCTCTCGGTCCCGAAGGTACGGGCCTTCACGGATTTTGCCGTGCCGCGGTTGAAGAAGCAGTTCGCGGTCCTCAAGAAGGCTATCGACACTCGCTGAATTGTGACTCGCTCGCCGGGCGGAAGAGTGTGTATCGGAGACCGGCCATTCGCCGGCCTCTCGGTTGGGCCCACATGCCTGGTACAGCGACACATTGGCCGCGTGTTGCGTGCCTTCGAATTGCACGAGATGAATATGTCAGGACAACCAAACGCCGATCGCCGTCGTTTCCTCGCCACCGCCGCGATCGGCGTCGCCGCACCATTCGTTCTCGGCAGCGTTGCCGCCGCGCAGTCCGGCAAGGCGAGTCCCTCGACCGTGCCGGCAATCAAGCCGGGCACGAACACGTCCTTCGCCGCGATCAAGCAGATCGATGCCGGCGTCCTCAACGTTGGATACGCCGAGGCTGGTCCGGCCGATGGTTCCGTGGTGATCCTGCTGCACGGCTGGCCCTATGACATCCACAGTTTCGCCGATGTCGCGCCTGCGCTGGCGAAGGCGGGATATCGTGTCATCGTTCCTCATCTCCGGGGCTATGGCACGACGCGCTTCCTGTCCGGCGAGACGGTGCGAAACGGCGAGCCAGCGGCGCTCGCTGTCGACATCGTCGCGCTGATGGATGCGCTGGGCATCAAGCAGGCGACGCTCGCCGGCTATGATTGGGGCGCGCGGACCGCCAACATCATCGCGGCGCTCTGGCCGGAGCGCGTCAAGGCGATGGTGTCGGTGAGCGGCTACCTGATCTCCAGCCAGGCGGCAGGCAAGATGCCGCTGCCGCCGGTCGCCGAGCTGCAATGGTGGTATCAGTTCTATTTCGCCACCGAGCGCGGGCGCGAAGGCTATGCGAAGAACACGCACGACTTCGCCAAGCTGATCTGGAAGCTCGCCTCGCCCAAATGGAACTTCGACGACGCCACCTTCGACCGCAGCGCGGCGTCGCTCCAGAATCCCGATCACGTCGACGTCGCGATCCACAATTATCGCTGGCGACTCGGGTTGGCCGAGGGCGAAGCCAAGTATTCCGAGCTCGAGCAACGGCTGGCGGGCCTGCCCGTGATCGCCGTGCCCACCATCACCATGGAGGGCGACGCCAACGGCGCTCCGCATCCCGAGCCCTCCGCCTACGCAAAGAAGTTTTCCGGCAAGTACGAGCACCGGACGATCACCGGCGGTATCGGGCACAACCTGCCCCAGGAAGCCCCGCAGGCCTTTGCCCAGGCCGTCCTCGATATCGCCGCGAGCTGAAAGGCGCGCCCGGCCGGCACGCGCCGGCCGCATCAAACCGCGGCATGCGTTGTTTTGCGTATTCGAGGCCTGCGATGAATCGGCCATGCTGCCCAAACGGTTAACGCCGGATTAACCGGGACGTCCTAGGCTCTTTCGGCCGGGGTGCTCGCTAACTGAGGGTAGCCCAATGGAAGCCCAGAAGATCGCGGTCGACGCCGTTGTCGCGCTGACCGATTGTGACCGCGACGCTGTCACCACCTTCATTCGCCGGCTCTATCTCGAAGGCGTCAGGGATCCCAAGCGCCTGACCTTTAGGGGACTGCAGGCACTCGCGCGGGCGTGATCGGCATCCCCAGCTGACTCAACTGTTACTGTCGAGAACGACGGAACCCGTTTGCGGCGCCTTGCCGCTGGCGCCGGGCCGGGCTACACGACACCCCAGCTGGGTCACTTGGGATCGGGGAAATGCTGAAACAGCTCTTTGCGCCGCAACTCGTCATCCTCTATGTGCTTGCGGCCTCGACGATTTATGTCCATTTCCGTGGCAAGCAGCGGCTGCGCTTTGCGCGCCAGCTCGGCGATCATTCGACCTATCTCGCACCCTACAACGTGCTGATGTATGCCGGCTCGGCCGTGCCGAACAAGCCGGTGATCTCGGTGGACCAGTTTCCTGAGCTGAAACGGCTCAGCGAGAATTGGGAGACGATCCGCGACGAGGCCGTGCGCCTGTTCGATGAAGGCTTCATCCGCGCCGCGGCCAAGAACAACGACTGGGGATTCTACTCGTTCTTCAAAAGCGGCTGGAAGCGCTTTTACCTGAAGTGGTACGACGACTTCCTGCCTTCTGCGCGCACGCTGTGCCCGAAGACGGTGGAGCTTCTGAACTCAATTCCGTCCGTGCACGGCGCGATGTTCGCGATGCTGCCGCCGGGCGGCAAGCTGGGCGCGCACCGCGATCCCTTCGCCGGCTCGCTGCGCTATCACCTCGGGCTCGTCACGCCGAACTCGAACAAGTGCCGGATTCTCGTCGATGGCGTCGAATGCGTGTGGCGCGACGGCGAGGCCTTCATGTTCGACGAGACCTTCATCCACAGCGCCGAGAACGCGACCGACGTCAATCGCATCATCCTGTTCTGCGACGTCGAGCGTCCGATGAAGTTCGGCTTCATGACGGCGATGAACCGCTGGGTCAGCCATCACATCGTCAAGGCATCGGCGACCCAGAACGTCGACGGCGAGAATGTCGGCGTGCTCAACAAGGTGTTCGGCAAGCTCTATGAGATCCACCTTGCGAGCCGTAAGGTCAAGGAATGGAACCGCAGCGTCTACTACACGCTGAAATATTCGCTGACGGCGCTGATCCTCGGCCTCATCGTGATGTCGGCGCTGCGGTGATTGCCGCGGTCGCGCTGAATTGGGAATAGGCAATGGCCCCGTTGCCGACCGCCGACGCCGAGACAGAACAATTCTTCCGCCAGTGGCTGGAAACCTTCGCGGGCTATGTCCGCGAGGTCGACTACGCGTCGGCGAGGCCGCTCTTCCATCCGGATGTGCTTGCCTTCGGCACGCATAGCGACGTCATCCCTGGTCTCGATCAATGGGTCGCGACTCAGTGGGACAACGTCTGGCCGAAGACGACCGACTTTCACTTCGTCCTCGATCAGACCTCGATCCTGGCGTCCCCCGACGGCACGATGGTCACCGTGATCGCACCGTGGACGAGCACGGGCTATCACCCCGATGGCATTCCGTTCCCGCGCCCCGGCCGCGCGACGATGGTATTTTCCAGAAATGCCGATGGCTGGCTGTGTGTGCATTCCCACATGTCGCTCAACCGCGGTGTCCCGCAGGTCAGTCACGCCAACCGACCGGTGAAGGCCTGGTAGATCGGGTCCTCCCGACCTCTTGTGCCTGAGTGATCCAACAGAAATGCAAAAAGGCCCCGGACACGCCGGGGCCTTTTGATTGGTTGACGTCGTGCAGCTTTACTCCGGCTGGCCGATCGACACCTTCAGCGAGCCGACGCCGTCGACGCCGCATTCGAGCTTGTCGCCTGGCTGGAGCTGCGACACGCCGGCGGGTGTGCCGGTCATGATGATGTCGCCGGCGGCGAGCTTCACCTGCTGCGAAAGCTGCCAGATGATCTCCGGCACGTTCCAGATCAGCTCGGTGAGGTCGCCCTTCTGGGCTTCCTTGCCGTTGACGGTGAGCCAGATCTTGCCCTTCGACGGATGACCGATCTTCGAGGCCGGCTGAACCGCTGAGCACGGCGCGGAGTAATCGAACGATTTGCCGATCTCCCAGGGACGCTCCTTCTTGCGCGAAGCGATCTGGAGGTCACGGCGGGTCAGGTCGATGCCGACGGCGTAGCCGTAGACGTGATCGAGCGCCTTCTCAGTGGGAATGTTGAGGCCGCCGCTCTTCATCGCGACGATCAGCTCGACCTCGTGATGCAGGTCCTTGGTCAGCGGCGGATAGGGGATGGTGGCGCCATCGGGCACCAGCATGTCGGCGTGCTTGGCGAAGAAGAACGGCGGGGCGCGCTCGTCATTGCCCATCTCGCGGATGTGCTCGAGATAGTTGCGGCCGACACACCATATGCGGCGGACGGGGTAGCGGCCGGTCTCTCCGACGACGGGAAGCGAAGCCTGCGGCGGAAGCGGGATGACGTAGGAGGCGGCGTTCATGAAACGGTCTCGCTGCTCTTGGGGTGATAGGGATTCCTAAGCGGTTGCGCCCAGCGCGACGGGGCTGGTCGCATGGTGCTGCAGGCGGAAAAACGAGGCGTAGCGGCCCGAGCGGCGCAGCAGCTCGTCATGCCGTCCACGCTCGACGATCTCGCCGCCCTCGACCACCAGGATCGCGTCGGCGTGCATGATGGTGTGCAGACGGTGCGCGATCACGATGGTGGTGCGGTTCCGGCAGAGATGCTCGATCGCCTCCTGCACCTGCTTCTCGGATTCGGAATCAAGCGCGGCTGTCGCTTCGTCGAGGAGGATGATCGGCGCGTTCTTGATCAGCGCCCGGGCGACGGCGATACGCTGGCGCTGGCCGCCGGAAAGCTGCGTGCCGTGCTCGCCGACCGGCGTGTCGTAGCCGAGCGGGAAGCTCATGATGAAGTCGTGGGCGCAGGCCGCCTTGGCGGCATTGATGATCTCGTCGTCGGTCGCACCAAACCTGCCGAAGGCGATGTTGTTGCGGATGGTGTCGCGGAACAGATAGACGTCCTGGCCGACATAGGCGGTTTGCCCGCGCAGCGATTTGCGCGACACCGACGCGATCGACTGGCCGTCGATCAGGATGTCGCCCTGCGTCACCTCGTAGAATCGCAGCAGCAGCGCCAGCACGGTCGACTTGCCGCCGCCGGAAGGGCCGACCAGCGCGGTGACCTTGCCGGGCTCGGCAGTGAAGCTCATGCGGTTGAGCACGGTCTCGCCTGCGCGATAGGCGAAGCTGACGTCGTTGAGCTCGATCCGCGCGTCCGACAGCCTCAAGGCCGGTTTGTCGTCATCGGATTGCTCGCTTGCCGGGCTGTCGACGACCTCGAGCAGCATCCGGGCGCCGACGAGCTGGCTGTTGAGGTCGATGTTGAGCCGCGCCAGCCGCTTGGCCGGCTCGGTCGCCATCAGGAAGGCGGTCATGAAGGAGAAGAACTGGCCCGGGGTGGCGCCTAGCGCGACCACGCTGTAGCCGCCATAGAGCAGGCAGCCGGCGACCGCAAAGCCGCCCAGCATCTCCATCAGTGGATTGGAGCGGTTGGCGACGCGCGCCATCTTGTTGGCGTTGCGCTCGACGACGGCGATGTTCTCGTCGATGCGGCTCTGCATCGCATCTTCCAGCGTGAACGCCTTGACCGTGCGGATGCCCTGCAGCGATTCCTGCATGGTTTCCAGAATGTCGGCGGTGCCGGTGAACTGGTTATGGGCGAGGCCCTTGATGCGCTTGACCAGCTTGCGAAGCACCAGCATCGCCGGCGGCACCGCGACGAGGCCGATGAACGACATCAGCGGATCCTGCCAGACCATCACGCCGATCATGGCGAGCAGCATCAACAGGTCGCGCCCGACGGCATTGACCAGCATGTTGAGGACGTCGGTGATGGACTTGGCGCCGGCGGTCAGGCGCGCAAGAAATTCCGAGGAGTGCCGCTCGGAGAAGAAGCCGATGCTTTCGCGCATCAGCTTGGCGAAGAGTTGCCGCTGGTTGTTGGCGAGAATGGCGTTAGAGATCTTGGTCAGGATCACCATGTGGCCGTAGGTCGCCACGCCCTTGATGAACAAGAGGACCACCGTCACGCCGGACAGCATCGCGATGCCCGGGACGTTCTTGTCGACATAGGCCTGGTTAATGACCTGGCCGAGCACATAGGTCGCGGCTGCGGTCGCGCCGGCGGCCGCCGCCATCAGCGCGAAGGCGACGAGGTAGCGCCGCCAATAGCTGATCCCCTGCTCCATGACGAGGCGGCGAATCAGGATCGCTGCCGCATAGGGATCGTCGGTGATTTTCTTTGGAAACTGGGCCATCCGTAGTCCATTGACGGCGCAAGGGGCAAACCTGCCCGCGCGTCAGGGATCGAATGGCCTCTGTGCCCGCTCAGGCAGGGTTTTTCAAGCCCAATTAAGGACTTGCAAACCTAACGATTCTACGCCGAGACCGCCTGGCGTAGCTCGTCATGGCGCTCGCGGAACAGCTGTTCCTCCCATGCCAGCGCGTGGGCCGCAATGGTCTCGAGATTCTCGTATTGCGGCCTCCAGTCCAGCACGCTGCGGATGCGGCTGGTGTCGGCGACCATGGTCATGATGTCGCCGGGACGGCGCGGTGCATATTGGACCGCAAAGCTGCGCCCCGAAACGCGGCGCAGGGCATCGATGGTTTCGAGCACGGAGTAGCCGCGGCCATAGCCGCAGTTCAACGTCGTCGAGGCGCCGCCACCGCGCAGGTAAGCCAGTGCGGAGCGATGCGCTTGCGACAGATCGGTGACGTGGATGAAGTCGCGGATGCAGCTGCCGTCCGGGGTCGGATAGTCGGTGCCGAACACG
This genomic interval from Bradyrhizobium sp. CB82 contains the following:
- a CDS encoding 4-oxalocrotonate tautomerase family protein gives rise to the protein MPIVTIQVTREGATPGATSLTTEQKAALIKGSSQLLLDVLGKPLDSTFVVIEEVATDNWGWGGLPVPEFRRRRAT
- a CDS encoding AAA family ATPase; its protein translation is MYVLALVTQKGGSGKSTLATGLAVAAMQRGERVALVEADAQGTISKWKDRRENLYPRVACLADPAEIEPLIARLRAEGIWLAIIDTAATNNRLAMRAIANADLSLIPARPSPADIEAAVPTLIAIRRLNRRFAFILNQTPTRGCRLSEAATSLNSLGVLALPFIAQRNDHQDALGAGLGVTEFAPEGKAADEIVALWGWISEHLVGEFDEHGQAAVKNAC
- a CDS encoding ABC transporter ATP-binding protein; the encoded protein is MAQFPKKITDDPYAAAILIRRLVMEQGISYWRRYLVAFALMAAAAGATAAATYVLGQVINQAYVDKNVPGIAMLSGVTVVLLFIKGVATYGHMVILTKISNAILANNQRQLFAKLMRESIGFFSERHSSEFLARLTAGAKSITDVLNMLVNAVGRDLLMLLAMIGVMVWQDPLMSFIGLVAVPPAMLVLRKLVKRIKGLAHNQFTGTADILETMQESLQGIRTVKAFTLEDAMQSRIDENIAVVERNANKMARVANRSNPLMEMLGGFAVAGCLLYGGYSVVALGATPGQFFSFMTAFLMATEPAKRLARLNIDLNSQLVGARMLLEVVDSPASEQSDDDKPALRLSDARIELNDVSFAYRAGETVLNRMSFTAEPGKVTALVGPSGGGKSTVLALLLRFYEVTQGDILIDGQSIASVSRKSLRGQTAYVGQDVYLFRDTIRNNIAFGRFGATDDEIINAAKAACAHDFIMSFPLGYDTPVGEHGTQLSGGQRQRIAVARALIKNAPIILLDEATAALDSESEKQVQEAIEHLCRNRTTIVIAHRLHTIMHADAILVVEGGEIVERGRHDELLRRSGRYASFFRLQHHATSPVALGATA
- a CDS encoding SDR family oxidoreductase, translating into MGIEQKVAIITGASQGIGAALVQAYRDRNYRVVATARSIKPSSDDEVLAVPGDIADWNTAERVVSQAVARFGRVDTLVNNAGIFVAKPFTQYTAEDYAAVMGINVAGFFRITQLAIAEMEKQGSGHVVQITTTLVDYANSNVPSVLASLSKGGLNAATKSLAVEYARRGIRVNAVAPGVIKSPMHPVETHAQFGALHPVGHMGEMSDVVDAVLYLEQAGFVTGEILHVDGGQSAGH
- a CDS encoding fumarylacetoacetate hydrolase family protein, coding for MNAASYVIPLPPQASLPVVGETGRYPVRRIWCVGRNYLEHIREMGNDERAPPFFFAKHADMLVPDGATIPYPPLTKDLHHEVELIVAMKSGGLNIPTEKALDHVYGYAVGIDLTRRDLQIASRKKERPWEIGKSFDYSAPCSAVQPASKIGHPSKGKIWLTVNGKEAQKGDLTELIWNVPEIIWQLSQQVKLAAGDIIMTGTPAGVSQLQPGDKLECGVDGVGSLKVSIGQPE
- a CDS encoding nuclear transport factor 2 family protein, which codes for MAPLPTADAETEQFFRQWLETFAGYVREVDYASARPLFHPDVLAFGTHSDVIPGLDQWVATQWDNVWPKTTDFHFVLDQTSILASPDGTMVTVIAPWTSTGYHPDGIPFPRPGRATMVFSRNADGWLCVHSHMSLNRGVPQVSHANRPVKAW
- a CDS encoding LysR family transcriptional regulator → MDRLDAMKVFVLAVDEGSLAAAGRKLRRSPAAVSRAIAFLEERVGTELLHRTTRSIKLSEEGERYVAICRRVLTELEEADDIAAGPRAAPRGTLAITAPVVSGEMVLRPILDAFLDAYPTVSAKLLLFDRAVNLIEEGIDVALRIGPLSDSAMVAMKLGDVRRVVVAAPRYLNQHPRITEPGDLAKHQIVAMAHLPNSWTFAPQAGSVVPRTVQFAPRLVINSTYAAVASAVAGRGVARMYSYQVAEQVHRGDLDIVLAGDEDPEIPVHLISPQGRLSVPKVRAFTDFAVPRLKKQFAVLKKAIDTR
- a CDS encoding alpha/beta hydrolase, whose product is MSGQPNADRRRFLATAAIGVAAPFVLGSVAAAQSGKASPSTVPAIKPGTNTSFAAIKQIDAGVLNVGYAEAGPADGSVVILLHGWPYDIHSFADVAPALAKAGYRVIVPHLRGYGTTRFLSGETVRNGEPAALAVDIVALMDALGIKQATLAGYDWGARTANIIAALWPERVKAMVSVSGYLISSQAAGKMPLPPVAELQWWYQFYFATERGREGYAKNTHDFAKLIWKLASPKWNFDDATFDRSAASLQNPDHVDVAIHNYRWRLGLAEGEAKYSELEQRLAGLPVIAVPTITMEGDANGAPHPEPSAYAKKFSGKYEHRTITGGIGHNLPQEAPQAFAQAVLDIAAS
- a CDS encoding phasin family protein; its protein translation is MDKPQSRMPADGARARRRSLVELTAAMSRSIDESLVEMPKDPVVVSREDGPRGGRTARTVAQKTIAQKTTVQKTTAMVPACSAQAENCDGTTDLAAEIDDVQTRSLEAMRLGVQAGSDSTEKLVRLENDLLEGTAAECHAVLLELVKLNAGATLQYTRELSRARTVSELIELSSSHARRQCELVLQQGQWLKSLVQNVTRTGAE
- a CDS encoding aspartyl/asparaginyl beta-hydroxylase domain-containing protein, with the translated sequence MLKQLFAPQLVILYVLAASTIYVHFRGKQRLRFARQLGDHSTYLAPYNVLMYAGSAVPNKPVISVDQFPELKRLSENWETIRDEAVRLFDEGFIRAAAKNNDWGFYSFFKSGWKRFYLKWYDDFLPSARTLCPKTVELLNSIPSVHGAMFAMLPPGGKLGAHRDPFAGSLRYHLGLVTPNSNKCRILVDGVECVWRDGEAFMFDETFIHSAENATDVNRIILFCDVERPMKFGFMTAMNRWVSHHIVKASATQNVDGENVGVLNKVFGKLYEIHLASRKVKEWNRSVYYTLKYSLTALILGLIVMSALR